One segment of Theobroma cacao cultivar B97-61/B2 chromosome 9, Criollo_cocoa_genome_V2, whole genome shotgun sequence DNA contains the following:
- the LOC18589875 gene encoding NAD(H) kinase 1 isoform X1: protein MSPSKLDSTASFGNGDASISCSKPENGLVDSLSLFHSEKAVEELLQQTPVEGMDEHLIEFSEALRTVAKALRRAAEGKASAQAEAAEWKRRYELERTRNIQMERKVSGNNICEMLRSWWTWTSLDNATGMIRIMLPCLVSWDVWKERNKRVSEARIAEWFSAEQNGDFDCGKVENSDNQLVQQNEPDEHSEKGCMKHGICSHEVLRDRESDSNSNGDHNKMMRKASFKLSWWCKGENGDQHKHDIVSFEKGNITTAERSSKQISLKWESDPQTVLILTKPNSVSVRILCAQMVRWLKEKKKLNIYVEPRVRVELLTESSDFNYVQTWKDDREILLLHTKVDLVITLGGDGTVLWAASMFKGPVPPIVPFSLGSLGFMTPFYSEHYKECLDSVLRGPISITLRHRLLCRVVRDAAKNEYDTEEPILVLNEVTIDRGISSYLTNLECYCDNSFVTCVQGDGLILSTTSGSTAYSLAAGGSMVHPQVPGILFTPICPHSLSFRPLILPEHVTVRIVVPFNSRSPAWASFDGKDRKQLAAGDALLCSMAPWPVPTACQVDSTNDFLRSIHDGLHWNLRKTQSFDGPRDL from the exons ATGTCTCCCAGCAAGCTTGATTCCACT GCTTCCTTTGGAAATGGGGATGCAAGTATTTCTTGCTCAAAGCCAGAGAATGGTTTGGTTGATTCACTTTCTCTTTTCCATTCTGAGAAGGCAGTGGAAGAACTCCTTCAACAAACTCCTGTTGAAGGAATGGATGAACATCTAATAGAGTTCTCAGAAGCTTTGAGAA CTGTTGCAAAGGCATTAAGACGAGCTGCTGAAGGAAAGGCTTCTGCACAAGCTGAGGCTGCTGAATGGAAGCGTAGATATGAGCTGGAGAGAACCAGGAATATACAGATGGAGCGTAAAG TATCAGGCAATAATATTTGTGAAATGCTTCGAAGTTGGTGGACTTGGACTTCTCTAGATAATGCAACAGGAATGATAAGAATTATGCTTCCATGTCTTGTCTCCTGGGATGTTTGGAAAGAACGAAATAAGAGAGTATCGGAAG CTCGAATTGCAGAGTGGTTCTCTGCAGAGCAAAATGGGGATTTTGATTGTGGGAAGGTAGAGAACTCAGACAACCAATTGGTACAGCAGAATGAACCAGATGAGCATTCCGAGAAAGGCTGTATGAAGCATGGGATTTGCTCCCACGAGGTTCTTCGGGACAGAGAATCAGATTCCAATTCCAATGGGGATCATAATAAGATGATGAGAAAG GCATCATTTAAACTTTCATGGTGGTGCAAGGGTGAGAATGGTGATCAGCACAAGCATGACATTGTCTCTTTTGAAAAGGGGAATATTACGACTGCCGAACGCAGCAGTAAACAG ATTTCTCTGAAGTGGGAATCTGACCCACAGACTGTGCTTATTTTGACAAAACCAAATTCAGTCTCTGTCCGAATTCTTTGTGCACAAATGGTCAG ATGgttgaaagagaagaaaaaattaaacatttatgtCGAACCACGCGTGAGAGTTGAGCTTCTGACAGAGTCATCTGACTTCAACTATGTACAAACATGGAAAGATG ATAGGGAAATTTTGCTCCTACACACAAAAGTTGATCTAGTGATAACTCTTGGTGGCGATGGAACTGTTCTATGG GCAGCATCAATGTTCAAGGGACCGGTTCCTCCAATCGTTCCATTTTCTTTAGGGTCTTTGGGCTTTATGACTCCTTTTT ATAGTGAACATTACAAAGAATGCCTTGATTCTGTCCTGAGGGGACCTATCAGTATAACATTACGACACCGCTTGCTGTGCCGTGTTGTTAGAGATGCAGCTAAAAATGAGTACGACACAGAAGAACCTATTCTTGTTCTAAATGAGGTTACGATTGATCGTGGAATATCATCGTACCTCACAAATCTGGAATGCTATTGTGACAATTCCTTCGTCACATGCGTGCAAGGGGATGGTTTGATTTTATCAACAACATCTGGTAGCACTGCATATTCATTGGCAGCTGGTGGATCAATGGTCCATCCACAG GTCCCTGGTATTTTGTTCACACCAATTTGTCCACATTCATTATCCTTTCGACCTCTGATATTGCCTGAGCATGTAACAGTGCGAATAGTGGTGCCTTTTAATAGCAGAAGTCCTGCTTGGGCATCATTTGATGGAAAGGACAGAAAACAATTGGCTGCTGGGGATGCTCTTTTGTGCAGTATGGCACCTTGGCCTGTTCCTACAGCTTGTCAAGTTGATTCTACTAATGATTTTTTACGCAGCATCCACGATGGCCTTCATTGGAATCTGAGGAAGACCCAGTCGTTTGATGGTCCTCGGGATTTATAG
- the LOC18589875 gene encoding NAD(H) kinase 1 isoform X2, whose amino-acid sequence MSPSKLDSTASFGNGDASISCSKPENGLVDSLSLFHSEKAVEELLQQTPVEGMDEHLIEFSEALRTVAKALRRAAEGKASAQAEAAEWKRRYELERTRNIQMERKARIAEWFSAEQNGDFDCGKVENSDNQLVQQNEPDEHSEKGCMKHGICSHEVLRDRESDSNSNGDHNKMMRKASFKLSWWCKGENGDQHKHDIVSFEKGNITTAERSSKQISLKWESDPQTVLILTKPNSVSVRILCAQMVRWLKEKKKLNIYVEPRVRVELLTESSDFNYVQTWKDDREILLLHTKVDLVITLGGDGTVLWAASMFKGPVPPIVPFSLGSLGFMTPFYSEHYKECLDSVLRGPISITLRHRLLCRVVRDAAKNEYDTEEPILVLNEVTIDRGISSYLTNLECYCDNSFVTCVQGDGLILSTTSGSTAYSLAAGGSMVHPQVPGILFTPICPHSLSFRPLILPEHVTVRIVVPFNSRSPAWASFDGKDRKQLAAGDALLCSMAPWPVPTACQVDSTNDFLRSIHDGLHWNLRKTQSFDGPRDL is encoded by the exons ATGTCTCCCAGCAAGCTTGATTCCACT GCTTCCTTTGGAAATGGGGATGCAAGTATTTCTTGCTCAAAGCCAGAGAATGGTTTGGTTGATTCACTTTCTCTTTTCCATTCTGAGAAGGCAGTGGAAGAACTCCTTCAACAAACTCCTGTTGAAGGAATGGATGAACATCTAATAGAGTTCTCAGAAGCTTTGAGAA CTGTTGCAAAGGCATTAAGACGAGCTGCTGAAGGAAAGGCTTCTGCACAAGCTGAGGCTGCTGAATGGAAGCGTAGATATGAGCTGGAGAGAACCAGGAATATACAGATGGAGCGTAAAG CTCGAATTGCAGAGTGGTTCTCTGCAGAGCAAAATGGGGATTTTGATTGTGGGAAGGTAGAGAACTCAGACAACCAATTGGTACAGCAGAATGAACCAGATGAGCATTCCGAGAAAGGCTGTATGAAGCATGGGATTTGCTCCCACGAGGTTCTTCGGGACAGAGAATCAGATTCCAATTCCAATGGGGATCATAATAAGATGATGAGAAAG GCATCATTTAAACTTTCATGGTGGTGCAAGGGTGAGAATGGTGATCAGCACAAGCATGACATTGTCTCTTTTGAAAAGGGGAATATTACGACTGCCGAACGCAGCAGTAAACAG ATTTCTCTGAAGTGGGAATCTGACCCACAGACTGTGCTTATTTTGACAAAACCAAATTCAGTCTCTGTCCGAATTCTTTGTGCACAAATGGTCAG ATGgttgaaagagaagaaaaaattaaacatttatgtCGAACCACGCGTGAGAGTTGAGCTTCTGACAGAGTCATCTGACTTCAACTATGTACAAACATGGAAAGATG ATAGGGAAATTTTGCTCCTACACACAAAAGTTGATCTAGTGATAACTCTTGGTGGCGATGGAACTGTTCTATGG GCAGCATCAATGTTCAAGGGACCGGTTCCTCCAATCGTTCCATTTTCTTTAGGGTCTTTGGGCTTTATGACTCCTTTTT ATAGTGAACATTACAAAGAATGCCTTGATTCTGTCCTGAGGGGACCTATCAGTATAACATTACGACACCGCTTGCTGTGCCGTGTTGTTAGAGATGCAGCTAAAAATGAGTACGACACAGAAGAACCTATTCTTGTTCTAAATGAGGTTACGATTGATCGTGGAATATCATCGTACCTCACAAATCTGGAATGCTATTGTGACAATTCCTTCGTCACATGCGTGCAAGGGGATGGTTTGATTTTATCAACAACATCTGGTAGCACTGCATATTCATTGGCAGCTGGTGGATCAATGGTCCATCCACAG GTCCCTGGTATTTTGTTCACACCAATTTGTCCACATTCATTATCCTTTCGACCTCTGATATTGCCTGAGCATGTAACAGTGCGAATAGTGGTGCCTTTTAATAGCAGAAGTCCTGCTTGGGCATCATTTGATGGAAAGGACAGAAAACAATTGGCTGCTGGGGATGCTCTTTTGTGCAGTATGGCACCTTGGCCTGTTCCTACAGCTTGTCAAGTTGATTCTACTAATGATTTTTTACGCAGCATCCACGATGGCCTTCATTGGAATCTGAGGAAGACCCAGTCGTTTGATGGTCCTCGGGATTTATAG
- the LOC18589875 gene encoding NAD(H) kinase 1 isoform X3, protein MSWREPGIYRWSVKILAIPVSGNNICEMLRSWWTWTSLDNATGMIRIMLPCLVSWDVWKERNKRVSEARIAEWFSAEQNGDFDCGKVENSDNQLVQQNEPDEHSEKGCMKHGICSHEVLRDRESDSNSNGDHNKMMRKASFKLSWWCKGENGDQHKHDIVSFEKGNITTAERSSKQISLKWESDPQTVLILTKPNSVSVRILCAQMVRWLKEKKKLNIYVEPRVRVELLTESSDFNYVQTWKDDREILLLHTKVDLVITLGGDGTVLWAASMFKGPVPPIVPFSLGSLGFMTPFYSEHYKECLDSVLRGPISITLRHRLLCRVVRDAAKNEYDTEEPILVLNEVTIDRGISSYLTNLECYCDNSFVTCVQGDGLILSTTSGSTAYSLAAGGSMVHPQVPGILFTPICPHSLSFRPLILPEHVTVRIVVPFNSRSPAWASFDGKDRKQLAAGDALLCSMAPWPVPTACQVDSTNDFLRSIHDGLHWNLRKTQSFDGPRDL, encoded by the exons ATGAGCTGGAGAGAACCAGGAATATACAGATGGAGCGTAAAG ATTCTGGCTATTCCAGTATCAGGCAATAATATTTGTGAAATGCTTCGAAGTTGGTGGACTTGGACTTCTCTAGATAATGCAACAGGAATGATAAGAATTATGCTTCCATGTCTTGTCTCCTGGGATGTTTGGAAAGAACGAAATAAGAGAGTATCGGAAG CTCGAATTGCAGAGTGGTTCTCTGCAGAGCAAAATGGGGATTTTGATTGTGGGAAGGTAGAGAACTCAGACAACCAATTGGTACAGCAGAATGAACCAGATGAGCATTCCGAGAAAGGCTGTATGAAGCATGGGATTTGCTCCCACGAGGTTCTTCGGGACAGAGAATCAGATTCCAATTCCAATGGGGATCATAATAAGATGATGAGAAAG GCATCATTTAAACTTTCATGGTGGTGCAAGGGTGAGAATGGTGATCAGCACAAGCATGACATTGTCTCTTTTGAAAAGGGGAATATTACGACTGCCGAACGCAGCAGTAAACAG ATTTCTCTGAAGTGGGAATCTGACCCACAGACTGTGCTTATTTTGACAAAACCAAATTCAGTCTCTGTCCGAATTCTTTGTGCACAAATGGTCAG ATGgttgaaagagaagaaaaaattaaacatttatgtCGAACCACGCGTGAGAGTTGAGCTTCTGACAGAGTCATCTGACTTCAACTATGTACAAACATGGAAAGATG ATAGGGAAATTTTGCTCCTACACACAAAAGTTGATCTAGTGATAACTCTTGGTGGCGATGGAACTGTTCTATGG GCAGCATCAATGTTCAAGGGACCGGTTCCTCCAATCGTTCCATTTTCTTTAGGGTCTTTGGGCTTTATGACTCCTTTTT ATAGTGAACATTACAAAGAATGCCTTGATTCTGTCCTGAGGGGACCTATCAGTATAACATTACGACACCGCTTGCTGTGCCGTGTTGTTAGAGATGCAGCTAAAAATGAGTACGACACAGAAGAACCTATTCTTGTTCTAAATGAGGTTACGATTGATCGTGGAATATCATCGTACCTCACAAATCTGGAATGCTATTGTGACAATTCCTTCGTCACATGCGTGCAAGGGGATGGTTTGATTTTATCAACAACATCTGGTAGCACTGCATATTCATTGGCAGCTGGTGGATCAATGGTCCATCCACAG GTCCCTGGTATTTTGTTCACACCAATTTGTCCACATTCATTATCCTTTCGACCTCTGATATTGCCTGAGCATGTAACAGTGCGAATAGTGGTGCCTTTTAATAGCAGAAGTCCTGCTTGGGCATCATTTGATGGAAAGGACAGAAAACAATTGGCTGCTGGGGATGCTCTTTTGTGCAGTATGGCACCTTGGCCTGTTCCTACAGCTTGTCAAGTTGATTCTACTAATGATTTTTTACGCAGCATCCACGATGGCCTTCATTGGAATCTGAGGAAGACCCAGTCGTTTGATGGTCCTCGGGATTTATAG
- the LOC18589877 gene encoding protein TRAUCO has translation MDSLQATYKDEDDEETVPQPPPSTTTDSTAPLPPNTVEPKKETEPQNDITTTKQETTQLAAASSDSLSEEDPTTTTTTASDDNQNPLKVPQNDDEFYDDEEEPPPKKQRQLSSLTIPSQGPNSVPRINDDNPIAAAAENNNNNGNAPSNPSSATKTTTTKKSKKKNNNVWVTKTSRKGKKKSKVNNQNAGNAEDTVLITPVPRFPDKGDDTPELSICLSKVYKAEKVELSEDRMSAGSTKGYRMVRATRGVEEGAWYFEIKVVKLGETGHTRLGWSTEKGDLQAPVGYDGNSFGYRDIDGSKVHKALREKYGEEGYKEGDVIGFYINLPEGGSFAPKPPHLVWYKGQRYVCAPDVKEEPPKVVPGSEISFFKNGVCQGVAFKDLYGGRYYPSASMYTLPNQPNCVVKFNFGPDFECFPEDFGGCPIPRPMVEVPYHGFDNRVENGESIEKKQ, from the exons ATGGACTCTCTCCAAGCCACTTACAAAGACGAAGACGACGAAGAAACCGTTCCCCAACCCCCACCTTCTACCACCACTGATTCCACTGCTCCATTACCACCTAACACCGTCGAACCCAAAAAGGAAACCGAACCTCAAAACGACATCACTACCACCAAACAAGAAACCACCCAACTGGCCGCAGCTTCCTCCGATTCTCTATCCGAAGAAGATCCGACCACCACAACCACCACCGCTTCCGACGACAACCAAAACCCACTTAAAGTTCCCCAAAATGACGACGAATTCTACGACGACGAAGAAGAGCCTCCGCCCAAGAAGCAAAGGCAACTCTCCTCCTTAACAATCCCTTCCCAAGGCCCTAATTCAGTTCCCAGAATCAACGATGATAACCCCATCGCAGCGGCAGCTGAAAACAATAACAATAACGGCAATGCCCCATCAAATCCTTCCTCAGCAACGAAAACGACAACAACAAAGAAGtctaagaagaaaaacaataatGTTTGGGTGACGAAAACGTCacgaaaagggaaaaagaaaagcaaagtGAATAACCAGAATGCTGGAAATGCGGAAGACACGGTTTTGATAACCCCTGTTCCGAGATTCCCGGACAAAGGGGATGATACCCCGGAGTTGAGCATATGTCTTTCCAAGGTTTATAAAGCCGAAAAAGTGGAGTTAAGCGAGGATAGGATGAGTGCAGGGAGCACAAAGGGGTACAGAATGGTTAGAGCCACAAGAGGGGTGGAGGAAGGAGCTTGGTACTTTGAAATTAAGGTGGTGAAGTTGGGTGAGACCGGGCATACACGGCTTGGATGGTCTACGGAGAAAGGAGACTTGCAGGCACCGGTAGGGTATGATGGCAATAGCTTTGGATATAGAGATATTGATGGCAGTAAGGTGCATAAGGCTTTGAGAGAGAAGTATGGGGAGGAAGGGTATAAGGAGGGGGATGTTATTGggttttatataaatttaccGGAAGGTGGGTCCTTTGCTCCCAAGCCGCCCCATTTAGTCTGGTATAAAGGGCAGAGGTATGTGTGCGCCCCTGATGTCAAGGAGGAGCCGCCTAAAGTGGTGCCTG GAAgtgaaatttcttttttcaaaaatggGGTTTGCCAAGGAGTTGCTTTCAAGGATCTGTATGGTGGTCGCTACTATCCTTCTGCTTCAATGTATACTCTTCCCAATCAACCAAACTGTGTGGTGAAGTTCAACTTTGGCCCAGACTTTGAATGCTTCCCGGAGGACTTTGGTGGATGTCCAATTCCCAGGCCCATGGTTGAAGTTCCTTATCATGGGTTTGACAACCGAGTGGAAAATGGTGAATCCATTGAGAAGAAACAGTAG